One genomic segment of Brassica napus cultivar Da-Ae chromosome A3, Da-Ae, whole genome shotgun sequence includes these proteins:
- the LOC106448427 gene encoding uncharacterized protein LOC106448427, whose protein sequence is MLQLFFTIAFSAAPLTLYIPPIRCLTMFVETMEEMGMEGRVYSRRVFPRARIAWSRLLDCFFSSSSPRRA, encoded by the coding sequence ATGTTGCAGCTGTTTTTCACGATAGCGTTCTCGGCGGCGCCGTTAACGCTGTACATACCGCCGATAAGATGCTTGACGATGTTCGTGGAGACGATGGAGGAGATGGGAATGGAAGGTAGGGTTTATAGCAGGAGAGTCTTCCCTCGCGCCAGAATTGCTTGGTCTCGTCTTCTTGAttgcttcttctcctcttcttctcctcgCCGTGCTTAA
- the LOC106448419 gene encoding uncharacterized protein LOC106448419, which produces MHHPITITVYMMMRPMRVGLAMTLLMTITVLTIATAQQEDQQPPPPMLPVEEVGMCSRTFFSALVQLIPCRAAVAPFSPIPPTESCCSAVVTLGRPCLCLLANGPPLSGIDRSMALQLPQRCFANFPPCDVIN; this is translated from the coding sequence ATGCATCATCCTATCACTATTACTGTTTACATGATGATGAGACCCATGAGAGTTGGGTTAGCAATGACACTGCTCATGACCATAACCGTTCTTACCATAGCCACTGCACAGCAAGAGGATCAGCAACCACCTCCACCGATGTTGCCAGTGGAAGAAGTGGGAATGTGCAGCAGAACATTCTTCTCGGCTCTGGTTCAGCTGATACCGTGTCGAGCAGCAGTTGCTCCTTTCAGCCCGATTCCACCAACCGAGTCGTGTTGCTCGGCGGTTGTCACACTTGGTCGACCTTGTCTTTGCCTCCTTGCCAATGGACCTCCACTCTCAGGCATTGACCGATCCATGGCTCTCCAGCTTCCTCAGAGATGCTTTGCTAATTTCCCTCCATGTGATGTCATTAACTAG
- the LOC106448459 gene encoding uncharacterized protein At3g52155, chloroplastic-like: MLSFQCPSPFFFSGQNRTTTTSCSTAPPRASTELTASPSSLISRRLILLRHAHSSWDHLSLKDHDRPLTKTGHADAAKVAQILSSLGWLPQLILSSDATRTKETLKSMQAQVDGFMEANVHFIPSFYSIAAMDGQTADHLQHIISKYSSPDITTVMCMGHNKGWEEAASMLSGASVKLKTCNAALLLAFGNSWDDAFSLAGPGGWKLEGIVAPDSTICV; the protein is encoded by the exons ATGCTGAGCTTCCAGTGTccatctcctttcttcttctccggcCAAAACCGGACCACCACCACTTCTTGCTCAACAGCTCCGCCTCGTGCATCCACCGAACTAACTGCTTCTCCTTCATCACTAATCTCTCGCCGCCTCATCCTTCTCCGTCACGCTCACAGTTCCTGGGACCACCTTTCCCTCAAAG ACCATGATCGTCCTCTAACTAAGACCGGACACGCCGATGCTGCTAAAGTTGCTCAAATCCTCTCCTCACTTGGTTGGCTTCCCCAACTCATCCTCTCCAG CGACGCGACTCGAACTAAGGAGACGCTGAAGTCAATGCAAGCGCAAGTTGATGGCTTTATGGAGGCAAATGTACATTTCATCCCAAGCTTTTACTCCATTGCTGCTATGGACGGCCAAACCGCCGACCATCTTCAACACATCATCTCCAAATACTCATCCCCTGACATCACCACTGTCAT GTGTATGGGGCATAATAAGGGATGGGAAGAAGCAGCTTCCATGCTCTCTGGTGCTTCTGTAAAGTTGAAAACTTGCAATGCTGCTTTGCTTCTAGCTTTTGGCAACTCCTGGGATGAT GCTTTCTCTCTGGCTGGACCTGGTGGATGGAAGCTTGAGGGTATTGTGGCTCCAGATAGCACCATTTGTGTCTAA
- the LOC106448444 gene encoding 3-ketoacyl-CoA synthase 15, with translation MKKEPTTKMMNGGGGVESKPRKGLLPDYLGSVNMKYVKLGYVYLLSLSNTFCFFLPPFLLLFIFVSRFLPILAYPLFIFLLLLIYHFLTPSSSVFLLDFSCYRPPDHFKITKSDFISLAMKSNNFSETSMELQRKVLEQSGIGEESYMPRVVFKPGHKVNLRDGREEAAMVIFGAIDELLAATKINVKHIKILVLNCGVLNTTPSLSAMVINHYKLRHNTESYNLGGMGCGAGIIAVDLAKDLLNAHQGSYALVVSTEIVSFTWYSGNDVTLLPPNCSFRMGAAAVMLSSRRIDKWRSKYQLMQLVRTHKGMDDTSYKSMELREDREGKQGLYLSRDVMEVARHALRANITTLRRLDPSFQHICVLATSKKALDEIQKDLKLTEENMEASRRTLERFGNTSSSSVWYELAYLEHKGKMKRGDKVWQIGFGSGFKCNTVVWKALRNIEPSRHNNPWNL, from the exons atgaaaaaagagcCAACAACAAAGATGAtgaatggtggtggtggagttGAGTCAAAGCCACGCAAAGGCCTACTTCCTGATTACCTCGGATCTGTGAATATGAAATACGTGAAGCTTGGATACGTTTACTTGCTCTCTCTTTCCaacaccttctgcttcttcctccctccttttctccttctcttcatCTTTGTTTCTCGGTTCCTCCCAATCTTGGCTTACCCTTTATTtatcttcttgcttcttctcaTTTACCACTTTCTCACTCCTTCATCCTCTGTCTTCCTCCTTGATTTCTCATGTTACCGCCCGCCTGATCATTTCAAG ATCACCAAAAGCGACTTCATCTCCCTGGCAATGAAGTCTAATAACTTCAGCGAGACTTCCATGGAGCTTCAAAGAAAAGTGCTGGAGCAATCAGGCATAGGAGAGGAGAGCTACATGCCAAGAGTGGTCTTCAAGCCTGGCCACAAAGTGAATCTCCGCGATGGCCGTGAAGAAGCAGCGATGGTGATCTTCGGAGCTATCGACGAGCTTCTTGCAGCCACCAAAATCAACGTGAAACATATCAAGATCCTGGTGCTGAACTGCGGAGTCCTCAACACCACGCCTTCTCTATCGGCGATGGTGATCAACCATTACAAGCTTAGGCATAACACGGAGAGCTACAACCTCGGTGGTATGGGGTGTGGAGCCGGAATCATAGCCGTTGATTTAGCTAAAGATCTTCTGAACGCTCATCAAGGCTCATACGCTTTAGTGGTGAGCACTGAGATAGTGAGCTTCACTTGGTACTCAGGCAATGACGTCACCTTGCTCCCACCAAACTGTTCCTTCCGGATGGGAGCAGCTGCGGTCATGCTCTCTAGCAGGCGTATCGATAAATGGCGCTCCAAATATCAGCTTATGCAG CTGGTGAGAACGCATAAAGGCATGGATGACACAAGCTACAAGAGCATGGAGCTGAGAGAAGACAGAGAAGGAAAGCAAGGACTGTACCTATCTAGAGATGTAATGGAAGTAGCTCGCCACGCACTCAGAGCAAACATTACAACGCTTCGTCGTCTTGACCCTTCTTTTCAGCATATATGCGTACTGGCAACGAGTAAGAAAGCTCTTGACGAGATTCAGAAGGATCTCAAACTGACGGAAGAGAACATGGAGGCGTCGAGGCGGACGCTGGAGCGTTTTGGGAATACGTCAAGCAGCAGCGTATGGTACGAGCTGGCTTACTTGGAACACAAGGGGAAGATGAAAAGAGGAGACAAGGTTTGGCAGATCGGTTTCGGGTCAGGGTTTAAATGCAATACTGTTGTATGGAAAGCCCTTAGAAACATTGAACCTTCAAGACACAATAACCCATGGAATCTCTGA
- the LOC106448453 gene encoding uncharacterized protein LOC106448453 — MHSLKTTCAGQIFALAKPHDSVGKRTRNRIPKEERKTLVKSFINKHQRLNNGSFPSLSLTHKEVGGSFYTIREIVREIIQENRVLGTTDLILDSKGGDDDQLQDQTLSRSTVVMDPVPPLSLSPDGLHSPSEPVEAKSPVNGGYFNCRKAGVEVNGHQLSESVGSSTDVSRTQVAASSCSEEIDTKHDDDGETICDSLDVKPQDKEVEVDNKDIELHFVELEGKNLLNNNQSGKDDKAEIKDTLGTIDLLPEETVVEAFSVTSSELAKVCEAGKETEAKVENDSSTEDLVEIPSSISAVPEEQGTEEVIVVGQMPNHVSVTIEKKVEEKAVTGNIHDTKEFRNGSLTTEQPVPTSGTESGSCKNEIARSEVTSVEKKATVEKGKLDASSSQKGNVATLNRIKPESWKGKSNVEGQETNPLLAVLKSFLTAFVKFWSE, encoded by the exons ATGCACTCTCTAAAGACTACTTGCGCTGGGCAGATATTTGCTCTCGCCAAGCCACACGACTCTGTAGGCAAGAGGACACGTAATCGGATTCCCAAAGAGGAGAGGAAGACACTGGTCAAATCTTTCATCAACAA GCATCAAAGGCTAAACAATGGGAGCTTTCCTTCACTTAGCCTCACTCACAAGGAGGTGGGTGGCTCTTTCTACACCATTAGAGAGATTGTCAGAGAGATCATCCAAGAAAATAGAGTCCTTGGTACTACTGACTTGATTCTTGACAGCAAAGGCGGTGATGATGACCAGTTGCAGGATCAAACTCTTTCAAGATCCACTGTCGTGATGGATCCTGTGCCCCCTCTATCTTTGTCTCCAGACGGATTACATTCTCCATCCGAGCCTGTGGAGGCTAAGTCACCTGTAAACGGTGGATACTTTAACTGTAGGAAGGCTGGCGTGGAAGTGAATGGACATCAACTTTCCGAATCGGTGGGCTCTTCTACTGACGTATCCAGGACTCAGGTAGCAGCATCATCTTGCAGTGAAGAGATTGATACCAAGCATGATGATGATGGGGAGACAATATGTGATAGTCTTGACGTCAAACCCCAGGATAAAGAAGTCGAGGTGGATAACAAAGACATAGAGTTACATTTCGTTGAACTAGAAGGCAAAAACCTTTTGAACAATAACCAAAGTGGGAAAGATGATAAAGCAGAAATCAAGGATACATTAGGCACAATTGATTTGTTGCCAGAGGAAACAGTTGTTGAGGCATTCTCAGTAACTTCTAGTGAGTTGGCTAAAGTTTGTGAGGCTGGGAAAGAAACTGAGGCAAAGGTGGAAAAtgatagcagcactgaagatcTTGTAGAGATTCCTTCATCCATTTCTGCTGTACCTGAAGAACAAGGGACTGAAGAAGTCATTGTTGTTGGTCAAATGCCAAATCATGTCTCTGTCACTATAGAAAAGAAAGTTGAAGAGAAAGCTGTGACTGGCAACATCCATGACACTAAGGAATTTCGTAATGGAAGTTTAACAACTGAACAGCCAGTGCCAACTTCTGGTACTGAG TCTGGAAGTTGTAAGAACGAGATAGCAAGGAGTGAAGTCACAAGCGTAGAGAAGAAGGCAACCGTGGAAAAAGGGAAACTCGATGCTTCGAGCTCTCAGAAAGGAAACGTTGCAACGTTAAACCGAATTAAACC TGAATCGTGGAAAGGGAAATCTAATGTGGAAGGACAGGAAACAAACCCCCTTTTGGCAGTTCTGAAATCGTTTTTGACAGCCTTTGTGAAGTTCTGGTCCgagtaa
- the LOC106448464 gene encoding uncharacterized protein LOC106448464, which produces MPQDHASWDRKELHRLRKRDRPSEPPPPFDSPPSPSSHRDFSRWGSASDFRRPNCNGKQGGRYDFEEETSHGYTSSRSSARMFENDYHRPLAPRGDWRYARNFRDDRVPLSHKDWKCNTWEMNSGSSRDFERPFGVRNGRRSVDERPPHASDTHTALVNSWDPPPNFTHQPEMCTPVRTLKFTNEHNNSDQRPSSLPIDPHSDRPSSENSYDNKECQTESNGLMYARRLANDNSLDPPIRNTELEGTRKPHLRDMQDNRLRGVGDLDGAMKSGKESSLGAVGKLPVWPQDHTSWDRKELLRPRKRERPSEPPFDSPSSHHVPREYSRWGSGDFRRPNCHGKQGGRYQFAEESSHDYYRQSAPRGDWRYTRNCRDDRVPLSQKEKCSTLEMSNGSSRAFERPCGVRNGRRSVDERPLHASDTHSTLVNSSDSPNSTHQPDIEMCNPVQTLKFKNEPKFSDQRPSLPIDPHSDCLSLFERPTSEKSYENKECSTANQSNGLMYARRLANDNSLDPPIRHAELEGTRKQLHLENMEDNRLRGVSDLEGTMKSGKESSLGAIGKLPVCSGSFSSQSSGFSHSSSFKSLGVGDSSDQKQKVLPKIVAATQSSSGDATACATTTLSEEMISRKKRLGWGEGLAKYENKKVDVNTIEDGTALLENGTGELHSLNKNIAGESPTAAIAPGYGSPTTPSSVDCSSSPGFADKSSAKAAIGASDVSNICRSPSPVSSDYLERLPINIEELDNVSMERFGCLLSELLGTDDPVIGDFSSAQLTSMNKLLAWKGDILKAVEMAESEIDMLENKQKALKLEGGRQCRVVEPSSYLCQGDENVSKKQESPCILGPEIVASSVAETLVRDPVHQAVSAKAPVEIFEDSPGEVKSLPQAFATVGSNEDSLRMPSVRVVASSKAINTSAVASQEAIDLFCADDMVSNEDLHCAKLLSTNKIYASESSGVFNELLPREFSSFDDSRFLGVRQRQFDSHVKEKIADRIELLRAREKILLLRFKAFQLAWKKDLHQLALTKYQPKSNKRTEVLPNAKISGRLKLPQPLRLRLSSSAQRRDSVASTTELVSYMKKLQNGTRLKPFRDILRMPAMILDEKERARSRFISSNGMIEDPCDVEKERTKINPWTPEEKETFLDMLAMHGKDFKKIASHLSQKTTADCVEYYYKNHKSDSFGKIKKQCGYGKEGKHTYMLAPRKKWNREMGAASLDILGAVSIIASNAGKVASTRQISSKRITLRGSSSSSSLQHDGKYSEGCSHSFGFPRKGNLGADVVAVGPLSSEQINSREECMYHLKIDPAAKKPRISHSTQNENSNEDEDSCSEESCEETGPIHWTDAERSAFIQGFSLFGKNFASLSSFVRTRSPDQCRVFFSKVRKCLGLECRQSGSANVSTSASVDNANEGVGGSDLEDPCAMESNSAICNDGVSAKIGLNSPTSPFNMNQEGANHSGSANVEAGLSRSEQDIGLTLLCLKDGTSLVNNACINGDCPGLVSEPCRDLVNNDSVESQCHAAEQINSNDPMSMEIDEGDLTSVAAEKIKSSDQLSMEIDEGNLTPIAVSSDPLYCGASALSGTIVETPTESSHKGSGGEGTALPNQSSTQQDGVIQAANRAINYGLEAEAAPSSFRYPECLHHVPIEEDLVDVSVPQGDPSCHTESELSNSLVVQTNNVGWQFSEVNLNLDRRLRIVGHVKPEQSGRLNATSTEPCQIPWRSFTQDPSRIIRSKSDLIVNTQHTGEGFSLRKCTSSATKPLTVFHKDGLSGHSRSHSFSLSDSERLDKNGDVKLFGTVLTADDNGSKQKQNPGGSIRSSSTLSGDLQYINQQHLQNVPITSYSFWDGSNIQTVLTSLPESAKLLASYPEALSTHLKQQIVSSKEIQLDVSGILSFGKHIEERADVSSGKDER; this is translated from the exons ATGCCTCAGGATCACGCATCTTGGGATCGGAAGGAGCTCCACAGGCTAAGGAAGCGTGATAGGCCCTCCGAGCCACCACCGCCCTTCGATTCgcctccttctccttcttctcacCGCGATTTTTCGCGTTGGGGATCTGCTTCTGACTTCCGCAGACCTAATT GTAATGGTAAGCAGGGCGGAAGGTACGACTTTGAGGAGGAAACTAGTCATGGTTACACATCTTCTCGGTCCAGTGCTCGGATGTTTGAGAATGACTACCATAGACCGTTGGCACCACGTGGAGACTGGCGATATGCCAGGAATTTTAGGGATGATAGGGTTCCGTTAAGCCACAAGGACTGGAAGTGCAATACATGGGAGATGAACAGCGGATCTTCTAGAGATTTTGAGAGGCCGTTTGGTGTTAGAAATGGTCGGAGGTCAGTTGATGAAAGGCCGCCACATGCTTCAGATACTCATACTGCTCTGGTGAACTCTTGGGATCCTCCACCCAACTTCACTCATCAGCCTGAAATGTGTACCCCAGTTCGGACACTCAAATTTACAAATGAGCATAACAATTCTGATCAAAGGCCATCATCACTTCCTATAGATCCTCATTCTGATCGGCCTTCTTCGGAGAACAGTTATGACAATAAAGAGTGTCAAACAGAAAGCAACGGTTTGATGTATGCTCGAAGGTTGGCTAATGATAATTCATTGGATCCTCCAATCCGCAATACAGAGCTAGAGGGGACTCGGAAACCGCACCTGAGAGACATGCAAGATAATAGATTACGTGGAGTCGGTGATTTAGACGGTGCCATGAAAAGTGGGAAAGAGAGTTCTCTGGGAGCAGTTGGAAAACTTCCAGTATGGCCGCAGGATCACACATCTTGGGATCGGAAGGAGCTCCTGAGGCCAAGGAAGCGTGAGAGGCCCTCCGAGCCACCTTttgattctccttcttctcaCCATGTTCCCCGCGAGTATTCACGTTGGGGATCTGGTGACTTCCGCAGGCCTAATT GTCATGGTAAGCAGGGCGGAAGGTACCAGTTTGCGGAGGAGTCTAGTCATGACTACTATAGACAGTCAGCACCACGTGGAGACTGGCGATATACCAGGAATTGCAGGGATGATAGGGTTCCTTTAAGCCAGAAGGAGAAGTGCAGTACATTGGAGATGAGCAACGGCTCTTCTCGAGCTTTTGAGAGGCCATGTGGTGTTAGAAATGGTCGGAGGTCAGTTGATGAAAGGCCGCTACATGCTTCAGATACGCATTCTACTCTGGTGAACTCTTCGGATTCACCCAACTCCACTCATCAGCCGGACATTGAGATGTGTAACCCGGTTCAGACTCTCAAATTTAAAAACGAGCCGAAATTTTCTGATCAAAGGCCTTCACTTCCTATAGATCCTCATTCTGACTGTCTTAGCTTGTTTGAACGGCCTACTTCGGAAAAGAGTTATGAAAATAAGGAGTGTTCTACTGCAAATCAATCCAATGGTTTGATGTATGCTCGAAGGTTAGCTAATGATAATTCATTAGATCCTCCAATCCGCCATGCAGAGCTAGAGGGGACTCGGAAACAGCTTCACCTGGAAAACATGGAAGATAATAGGTTACGTGGAGTCAGTGATTTAGAAGGTACCATGAAAAGTGGGAAGGAGAGTTCCCTGGGAGCAATTGGGAAACTTCCAGTATGTTCTGGGAGTTTTTCGTCTCAGAGTTCAGGTTTTAGTCACTCAAGTAGCTTTAAAAGCTTGGGGGTTGGTGATTCCAGCGATCAAAAGCAGAAAGTTCTTCCTAAAATTGTTGCTGCGACGCAATCTTCTTCAGGAGATGCTACTGCATGCGCCACAACGACCCTGTCTGAGGAGATGATTTCTAGAAAGAAACGTCTTGGGTGGGGGGAGGGCCTGGCGAAATATGAGAATAAGAAAGTTGATGTTAACACAATCGAGGATGGAACGGCTTTGTTGGAAAACGGTACAGGGGAATTGCATTCTTTGAACAAAAATATTGCTGGTGAAAGTCCTACAGCAGCCATTGCTCCAGGTTATGGCTCACCTACAACTCCATCTTCTGTAGATTGCAGTTCATCACCAG GGTTTGCAGATAAATCATCTGCGAAGGCTGCCATAGGTGCTAGTGATGTCAGTAACATCTGCCGTTCACCAAGTCCCGTGTCTAGTGATTACCTTGAACGACTTCCAATCAATATAGAGGAGCTTGATAACGTCTCAATGGAACGATTTGGCTGTTTGCTCAGTGAGTTGCTTGGTACTGATGATCCTGTTATAGGGGATTTCAGTTCCGCTCAGTTGACATCAATGAACAAATTACTTGCCTGGAAAGGTGATATTTTGAAAGCTGTGGAGATGGCTGAGTCTGAAATTGATATGCTTGAAAACAAACAGAAGGCACTAAAACTTGAAGGTGGAAGACAGTGCCGTGTTGTTGAACCCAGTTCATACCTTTGTCAGGGGGATGAAAATGTGTCCAAGAAGCAGGAATCTCCTTGTATTTTGGGCCCCGAGATAGTAGCTTCCTCTGTAGCTGAAACACTGGTTAGAGATCCTGTTCATCAGGCTGTTTCAGCCAAGGCTCCTGttgaaatatttgaagataGTCCTGGAGAAGTTAAGTCTCTACCCCAGGCTTTTGCCACTGTCGGAAGCAATGAAGATAGTTTGCGCATGCCGTCTGTCAGGGTAGTTGCTTCTTCCAAAGCGATTAACACATCTGCTGTTGCCAGTCAGGAAGCTATTGACCTTTTTTGTGCTGATGATATGGTTTCTAATGAAGACTTGCACTGTGCTAAGTTATTATCTACCAATAAGATATATGCCAGTGAATCATCTGGAGTATTTAATGAATTACTTCCAAGAGAATTCAGTTCGTTTGATGACTCGCGATTCCTTGGCGTACGTCAAAGACAGTTTGATTCTCATGTCAAAGAAAAAATTGCCGATAGGATAGAGCTCTTGAGAGCTAGGGAGAaaattttgctacttcggtttaAAGCGTTTCAGCTCGCATGGAAGAAAGATCTGCATCAACTAGCTTTAACAAAGTACCAACCAAAGTCTAACAAAAGAACCGAAGTGCTACCGAATGCCAAAATTAGTGGGCGTCTGAAGCTTCCCCAACCTTTACGCCTGAGGCTCTCTTCTTCAG CTCAGAGAAGGGATAGTGTAGCGTCCACGACAGAGCTCGTAAGTTACATGAAAAAACTACAAAATGGTACCCGTTTAAAGCCTTTTAGAGACATTTTGAGAATGCCTGCGATGATTTTGGATGAGAAAGAGAGGGCGAGGTCACGTTTTATCTCCAGTAATGGGATGATTGAAGATCCATGTGACGTTGAGAAGGAAAGAACAAAAATTAATCCTTGGACCCCAGAGGAGAAAGAGACTTTCCTGGATATGCTAGCAATGCACGGGAAGGATTTCAAGAAAATTGCGTCACATCTTTCTCAGAAGACAACTGCGGACTGTGTCGAGTACTACTACAAAAACCACAAGTCTGATAGTTTTGGGAAGATAAAGAAGCAGTGTGGTTATGGTAAAGAAGGGAAACACACCTACATGTTGGCGCCACGAAAAAAGTGGAATCGTGAGATGGGGGCTGCCTCTCTTGATATTTTAGGTGCCGTCTCCATCATAGCATCAAACGCAGGCAAGGTTGCATCAACCAGACAGATCTCTTCCAAAAGGATTACCCTTAGAGGTAGCAGCAGTTCTAGTTCATTGCAGCATGATGGCAAGTACTCTGAAGGGTGCTCCCACAGTTTCGGTTTCCCTCGTAAAGGAAATCTTGGTGCAGATGTCGTAGCTGTTGGTCCTTTGTCATCAGAGCAGATAAACTCTAGAGAGGAGTGTATGTATCATCTGAAGATTGATCCTGCTGCAAAAAAACCTCGGATATCTCATTCTACACAAAATGAGAACAGCAATGAAGACGAGGACTCATGTTCCGAAGAGAGCTGCGAAGAAACGGGACCTATTCATTGGACCGATGCTGAGAGATCTGCCTTTATACAGGGGTTCTCGCTATTTGGCAAGAATTTTGCTTCATTATCAAGCTTCGTCAGGACAAGGTCTCCGGATCAGTGTAGGGTTTTCTTTAGCAAAGTTCGGAAATGCCTTGGGTTGGAATGTAGACAGTCTGGATCTGCAAATGTTAGCACATCCGCAAGTGTTGATAATGCCAATGAGGGTGTTGGTGGAAGCGACTTGGAGGATCCTTGTGCCATGGAGAGTAATTCTGCCATATGCAATGATGGAGTTAGCGCCAAGATTGGTCTGAATTCGCCTACCTCACCTTTTAACATGAATCAGGAGGGAGCTAATCATTCAGGCTCTGCAAATGTGGAAGCCGGCCTTAGTAGATCAGAACAAGATATTGGGCTGACATTATTGTGTTTGAAAGATGGTACCAGTCTCGTGAACAATGCATGTATCAATGGGGACTGTCCGGGTCTAGTTTCGGAACCTTGCAGAGATTTGGTAAACAATGATTCTGTTGAGAGCCAGTGTCACGCTGCAGAGCAAATTAACAGTAATGATCCAATGTCAATGGAAATAGATGAAGGTGATTTGACATCTGTCGCTGCGGAGAAAATTAAGAGCAGTGATCAACTGTCTATGGAAATAGATGAAGGTAATTTAACACCTATCGCTGTATCTTCTGACCCCTTATATTGTGGCGCAAGCGCTCTTTCCGGTACAATTGTAGAGACACCCACAGAAAGCTCGCACAAGGGCTCAGGAGGTGAAGGTACTGCATTGCCTAATCAAAGTTCAACGCAGCAGGATGGAGTAATCCAAGCTGCAAACAGAGCCATAAATTATGGCCTTGAGGCTGAAGCTGCACCTTCAAGTTTCAGGTACCCTGAGTGTCTGCACCACGTTCCCATTGAGGAAGACCTTGTCGACGTCAGTGTACCACAAGGAGATCCAAGTTGCCATACAGAGTCCGAGTTATCAAATTCTCTTGTTGTCCAAACAAATAACGTGGGCTGGCAGTTTTCTGAGGTCAATCTGAATTTGGATAGGAGGCTTCGGATTGTAGGCCATGTGAAACCTGAGCAGAGTGGTCGATTAAATGCTACTAGTACGGAACCTTGTCAAATTCCTTGGAGATCATTCACACAAGATCCGAGCAGGATTATTAGGTCAAAATCTGATTTGATTGTGAATACCCAACATACAGGTGAAGGTTTCTCACTCAGAAAGTGTACTAGCTCAGCTACAAAGCCTCTGACGGTATTCCATAAAGATGGATTATCTGGTCATAGCAGGAGCCACTCGTTTAGTTTATCTGATTCTGAGAGGCTCGATAAGAATGGAGATGTGAAGCTGTTTGGCACAGTACTAACCGCAGATGATAATGGAAGCAAGCAGAAACAAAATCCAGGCGGAAGTATCAGGTCATCATCAACCTTGAGCGGGGACCTTCAGTACATTAATCAGCAACACCTTCAGAATGTTCCTATTACGAGCTACAGTTTCTGGGATGGCAGCAACATCCAAACCGTGCTCACATCTTTGCCAGAGTCTGCCAAGTTGCTTGCAAGTTACCCCGAAGCACTTAGCACGCATCTTAAGCAGCAAATTGTTAGTAGCAAAGAGATTCAGCTGGATGTTAGTGGAATTCTGAGCTTTGGGAAGCATATCGAAGAGAGAGCAGATGTCTCTAGCGGTAAGGATGAAAGGTAA